Proteins co-encoded in one Aspergillus flavus chromosome 2, complete sequence genomic window:
- a CDS encoding putative multispanning membrane protein: protein MMELRCLWCPRQWALWLLFVSYSCAFYIPGYSVKRYADDESIPLLVNKIFSDHTQLQYAYYDLPFVCPPSGKTHGGSPFGSGHSVSLNLGEILRGDRIMTSDFELQMGKNVECQALCTAEVGRKDVKWAHQLINEGYVAEWIVDNLPGATSFVTVDRSRKYYATGFKLGSRDPSPIDGKPHYYINNHFTIVIRWRSAPEGGKLIVGFEIYPKSIRAEDHVENGCPKQVHEHHDGLELYIPPNTSKLREMYPGSSYIPEDDGVDDGTTLKIPYTYSIYFKEDNSIDWSSRWDLYFSNQDDSSMTHWFAILNSLTISSVLGVAVYVIWGRTVQGDIKGRGDGAMDEAKLKARSAAKAKTLERKGDGLLDHGSDLERDADISSDDEGLEDVSGWKLLHGDVFRVPEYSGLLAPLVGSGMQLLFMTSGLLLLSCLGILNPSFRGGFVSVGMGLFVFAGLFSGYFSARLYKTFGGANWRKNTLITALFIPGLTFCLIFILNLFVWAQASSTAIPFGTLIGLLALWLLIQVPLVYMGSWYGYVRTAPWEHPTKTMSIARQIPPQPWYLHNTYGPVLTGLAPFAVLFIELLYVFKNLWQDKSGYYYVFGFLSAVSTILMVTVSQVTIIATYSQLCSENYHWWWQSFLTGGSSAFWVFAYCIWYYFFHLHITGFVSSLLFFSYSFLACAVYGLLTGTVGFLTAYAFVRRIYSGVKVD from the exons ATGATGGAGCTGAGATGCTTGTGGTGCCCTCGTCAATGGGCTTTGTGGTTATTATTCGTCTCATACTCCTGCGCGTTCTACATACCTG GCTATTCAGTCAAACGTTACGCCGATGACGAGTCGATTCCCCTTCTTGTGAACAAAATCTTTTCCGACCATACGCAGCTCCAATACGCCTACTATGACCTGCCTTTCGTCTGCCCCCCGAGCGGGAAAACGCATGGCGGCTCACCCTTCGGCTCGGGACATAGCGTTTCGCTTAACTTGGGAGAGATTCTACGTGGTGATCGGATAATGACGTCTGACTTTGAACTTCAGATGGGAAAGAATGTGGAATGTCAAGCCCTCTGCACTGCGGAAGTAGGGCGCAAAGACGTCAAGTGGGCGCATCAGCTTATCAACGAAGGCTATGTAGCAGAATGGATCGTGGACAACTTGCCTGGAGCGACTAGCTTTGTCACCGTTGACCGTAGTCGCAAGTACTACGCAACTGGGTTCAAGCTCGGATCTCGGGACCCCTCACCCATTGATGGAAAACCACACTACTATATCAATAACCATTTCACCATCGTGATCCGCTGGCGGTCGGCACCTGAAGGTGGCAAGTTGATTGTTGGTTTCGAGATTTATCCGAAGAGTATTCGCGCCGAGGACCATGTGGAGAACGGTTGCCCCAAACAAGTACATGAGCACCACGACGGTCTGGAGCTTTACATTCCTCCAAACACATCAAAACTCCGTGAGATGTATCCCGGTTCTTCATATATTCCGGAAGACGACGGAGTTGACGACGGAACCACACTGAAGATTCCGTACACATACTCAATTTATTTCAAGGAGGACAACAGTATTGACTGGTCTAGTCGATGGGACCTCTATTTTAGCAACCAAGACGATAGCTCTATGACGCATTGGTTTGCAATTCTCAATTCATTGACTATATCTAGCGTTCTTGGGGTGGCTGTATATGTCATCTGGGGACGAACGGTGCAAGGAGATATCAAGGGTCGTGGAGACGGGGCAATGGATGAAGCTAAACTAAAGGCTCGAAGCGCAGCCAAAGCAAAGACTcttgaaagaaaaggggacgGTCTCTTGGACCACGGATCGGATCTTGAGCGAGATGCAGATATATCATCTGACGACGAGGGTCTCGAAGATGTCAGCGGTTGGAAACTCCTGCACGGTGACGTTTTCCGAGTGCCGGAGTACAGCGGCCTACTGGCACCGCTTGTTGGCTCTGGTATGCAACTGTTGTTTATGACCTCGGGACTTCTTCTGCTCAGTTGCCTGGGTATTCTAAACCCCAGCTTCCGTGGCGGATTCGTTAGTGTTGGAATGGGTTTGTTCGTATTTGCAGGCCTCTTCTCCGGCTACTTCTCGGCAAGGTTGTACAAAACATTTGGCGGTGCTAATTGGAGGAAGAACACGTTAATT ACCGCTCTCTTCATCCCTGGTCTGACCTTCTGCCTCATATTCATCCTGAATCTCTTCGTTTGGGCACAGGCGTCCAGCACGGCAATCCCGTTTGGCACATTGATCGGTCTTCTTGCGCTCTGGTTGCTGATTCAGGTTCCTTTGGTTTATATGGGTAGTTGGTACGGTTATGTACGAACGGCGCCGTGGGAGCATCCAACCAAGACCATGTCAATCGCCCGACAAATTCCGCCGCAACCCTGGTACCTGCACAACACTTACGGACCCGTTTTGACAGGCCTGGCACCATTTGCCGTTCTATTCATTGAGCTTCTGTACGTATTTAAGAATTTGTGGCAGGACAAGAGTGGCTACTATTACGTGTTTGGCTTTTTGAGCGCCGTTTCGACTATCCTAATGGTCACGGTGAGTCAAGTGACCATCATCGCAACCTACAGTCAACTTTGCTCCGAG AATTACCATTGGTGGTGGCAGAGCTTCCTGACTGGCGGAAGCAGTGCATTCTGGGTCTTTGCTTACTGCATTTGGTACTACTTCTTCCACCTTCATATCACCGGCTTCGTTTCTAGTCTGCTCTTTTTCAGCTACAGCTTCCTGGCATGTGCAGTATACGGCTTGTTAACGGGGACGGTCGGGTTCTTGACGGCCTACGCGTTTGTCCGACGTATTTACAG CGGCGTCAAAGTTGATTGA
- a CDS encoding putative ubiquitin-like protein DskB (unnamed protein product), which translates to MADDTATAEDSPVTFNIKSSNDAKYTITLPVSTQVSELKEKLATSEYADTPAERQRLIYSGRVLKDNETLATYKIKDGHTIHLVKSAASNQRQAGTSQTASASTPSGTSATPAAGVPTNLAAGTGNNPLAGLTGARYAGFAQLPGAGMFGPDGGMGPPPDADSMLNMLENPQFQSTINEALQNPAMIDMMIQQNPMLREMGPGVRQMMQSPEFRRMLTDPNSLRQAMQLQRAMGGGGGLGGGSAFPAPGVTNTTPEESQNGQNNNGATPAPGAPAFNPFMPPGLGAGNPFAALFGGNPAMGGANPPSTSTATGTGQTETAQRAAGDAAGGDTTTGEGQNQQNAQNPFGLLFNPAMFGAQGGQVNPFNPQQNPFLRDPALLSQMMQAMGAPPGEAGAGGLGANPLAALLGGSGFGTPPPQDNRPPEERYAEQLRQLNDMGFYEFERNIEALRRAGGSVQGAVEYLLSHPS; encoded by the exons ACCTTCAATATCAAGTCTTCGAATGATGCGAAATACACTATCACCCTTCCGGTATCTACGCAAGTGTCAGAGTTGAAAGAAAAGCTTGCGACGTCGGAATATGCGGATACCCCGGCGGAGCGTCAGCGCCTAATCTACTCGGGAAGAGTATTAAAAGATAATGAAACCCTGGCTACGTACAAGATTAAAGATGGACACACCATCCATCTGGTAAAGAGTGCTGCTAGCAATCAGCGCCAGGCCGGCACTTCTCAGACTGCCTCGGCCTCCACGCCATCAGGCACCTCTGCTACTCCAGCCGCTGGTGTCCCCACAAACCTTGCGGCTGGCACAGGCAACAACCCACTGGCCGGTTTGACTGGCGCACGATATGCTGGTTTTGCGCAACTTCCAGGGGCTGGAATGTTTGGCCCAGATGGTGGC ATGGGCCCTCCTCCTGATGCCGACTCTATGCTTAATATGCTCGAAAACCCTCAATTCCAGTCTACTATCAATGAAGCTTTACAGAACCCAGCGATGATTGATATGATGATTCAACAAAATCCCATGTTGCGCGAAATGGGTCCCGGCGTGCGGCAAATGATGCAGAGCCCCGAATTTCGCCGTATGCTTACCGATCCCAATTCGCTTCGCCAGGCGATGCAACTTCAGAGAGCCAtgggtggcggtggtgggcttggtggtggtagcgCATTCCCTGCTCCGGGGGTCACAAACACAACACCAGAGGAAAGCCAAAACGGCCAGAATAACAACGGCGCTACTCCTGCCCCTGGCGCACCCGCGTTCAACCCATTCATGCCTCCGGGCCTTGGAGCTGGGAACCCTTTCGCTGCCCTTTTCGGCGGTAATCCAGCAATGGGCGGCGCGAACCCGCCCAGTACATCAACTGCGACGGGTACCGGTCAGACTGAGACTGCACAGAGAGCGGCTGGAGATGCTGCAGGGGGGGATACTACCACAGGAGAGGGtcaaaaccaacaaaatgCTCAGAATCCATTCGGGCTCCTTTTCAACCCCGCCATGTTCGGGGCACAAGGCGGTCAGGTGAATCCTTTCAATCCCCAACAAAATCCTTTCCTTCGCGATCCCGCTTTATTATCGCAGATGATGCAGGCAATGGGCGCACCACCAGGAGAAGCTGGCGCAGGTGGACTTGGCGCCAATCCCTTGGCGGCGCTCCTTGGAGGCAGTGGATTTGGAACCCCCCCTCCACAGGACAACCGACCGCCTGAGGAAAGGTACGCAGAACAGCTTCGCCAGCTCAATGATATGGGCTTCTATGAGTTTGAGAGGAATATCGAAGCGCTGCGACGAGCAGGTGGCAGTGTACAAGGCGCAGTGGAATATCTGTTGAGCCATCCTTCTTGA